A portion of the Magnetococcales bacterium genome contains these proteins:
- a CDS encoding SEC-C domain-containing protein has translation MGLAAFYFFSRNGFCPDWRWRGVLGKIRGSQRVRYPINLARSRTVGSPKDLNQPEIYVSALVRAAQLNNVDALTRWLADDEQAEAGPFYKWFRYFAERLMAMAPSPEHGFAARPIRPVAPPKIGRNDICPCGSGKKFKQCHLESEQSVAWKIGSPTPMMRAMAASQIIQGLSLDVLDEVPLDKCAPLVLAEMAAAYQKEGELDTALTLLKRMLDGDREDPFLLIDYWIARYAEWLVDAGLQDEGERFLIDEYKNLRKIEAWQVAQKLAAFYIDQGNLEGAESWVDIAMEGRPDNPFNHYLRGLLRHGSEQWDEAAASYERAQELSAGFREQEQAYMAELVAESLERARNRQPLMEEDGEDEEGEAMEQPPLTGPDGEDR, from the coding sequence ATGGGTTTGGCTGCTTTCTATTTTTTTTCAAGAAACGGATTTTGTCCAGACTGGCGTTGGAGGGGGGTCTTGGGTAAGATTCGTGGTTCTCAAAGGGTGCGTTACCCCATCAACCTTGCAAGGAGCCGTACCGTGGGTTCACCGAAAGACCTCAACCAACCTGAAATTTATGTCAGCGCCCTGGTTCGGGCTGCGCAATTGAACAATGTCGATGCGCTGACCCGCTGGCTGGCCGATGACGAGCAGGCCGAGGCCGGTCCATTTTACAAGTGGTTCCGGTATTTCGCCGAGCGCCTGATGGCCATGGCGCCGAGTCCCGAACACGGTTTCGCGGCCCGACCCATCCGTCCCGTGGCCCCGCCCAAGATCGGTCGCAACGATATCTGTCCTTGCGGCTCGGGCAAGAAGTTCAAACAGTGTCATCTGGAGTCCGAGCAATCCGTGGCCTGGAAGATCGGTTCTCCCACGCCGATGATGCGGGCCATGGCCGCCTCCCAGATCATTCAGGGGTTGTCGCTGGATGTGCTCGACGAGGTGCCTTTGGACAAATGTGCGCCCCTGGTGCTGGCGGAAATGGCAGCAGCCTATCAGAAAGAAGGGGAGTTGGATACCGCTTTGACGCTGCTCAAGCGCATGCTGGACGGGGACCGGGAAGATCCCTTCCTGTTGATCGACTACTGGATCGCCCGTTACGCCGAATGGCTGGTGGATGCGGGCTTGCAGGACGAAGGGGAACGGTTCCTGATCGACGAATACAAGAATCTGCGCAAGATCGAAGCTTGGCAGGTGGCCCAGAAGCTGGCGGCCTTCTACATCGACCAGGGCAACCTGGAAGGGGCGGAGAGCTGGGTGGATATCGCCATGGAGGGCAGACCGGACAATCCATTCAATCACTATCTGCGGGGTTTGTTGCGCCATGGCAGCGAGCAGTGGGACGAGGCAGCAGCCTCTTACGAGCGTGCCCAGGAGTTGAGCGCCGGTTTCCGGGAGCAGGAGCAGGCCTACATGGCGGAACTGGTGGCCGAATCCCTGGAGCGCGCCCGCAACCGTCAGCCGTTGATGGAAGAGGACGGGGAGGATGAGGAGGGCGAGGCGATGGAACAGCCGCCGTTGACGGGTCCGGACGGGGAGGATCGCTGA
- the aspS gene encoding aspartate--tRNA ligase — translation MERSHYCNDVRETLVGQRVVLCGWVNRRRDHGGVIFVDLRDRTGLVQVVFSPDEHSTVHSEAHQLRSEYVVHLSGEVARRPAETENTKLPTGLIEVRVDRLTILNASQPLPFQLDEEVGEGVRLTHRFLDLRRPMMQRNLMTRHRAMQSMRRTLDECGFLELETPMLTRSTPEGARDYLVPSRVNPGEFYALPQSPQLFKQLLMISGFDRYFQITRCFRDEDLRADRQPEFTQVDLEMSFVDSDQVIGLVEGLVARLFQEVLGVTLPAPFPRMTYDEAMARYGLDAPDTRIRMELTDLTPLLRETQFKVFAQVAQMTGLRGQQGAIKVLRVPGGASMTRKEIDTYTEFVSIYGAKGLAYIKINGPWQEGGWQSPIVKFFSEAELAAIAAATGVQTGDLLFFGADRLKVVNEALGRLRVKVGRELNLMDEIPFSFAWVTEFPLLEWDEEAKRFSAVHHPFTAPMVEDFANLEGQGGAGVDTVRSQAYDLVLNGSEVGGGSIRIHDPAMQRRMLELLNIGPEEAEEKFGFLLRALEFGAPPHGGLALGMDRLLAMMVGADSIRDVIAFPKTQKAACPLTQAPSVVDAAQLRELHLRSTVRPRGE, via the coding sequence ATGGAGCGCAGTCATTATTGCAACGACGTGCGTGAGACCCTGGTGGGTCAGCGGGTGGTGCTGTGCGGTTGGGTGAACCGGCGTCGGGATCACGGGGGGGTGATTTTTGTCGATCTGCGGGACCGGACCGGTCTGGTGCAGGTGGTGTTCAGCCCCGATGAACACAGCACGGTCCACAGCGAAGCCCATCAGTTGCGCAGCGAGTATGTGGTGCATCTTTCCGGGGAGGTGGCCCGTCGTCCCGCCGAGACCGAAAACACCAAACTGCCCACCGGTTTGATCGAGGTACGGGTGGATCGGTTGACCATTCTCAACGCCTCCCAGCCTTTGCCGTTCCAACTCGACGAGGAGGTGGGGGAAGGGGTGCGTCTGACCCATCGTTTTCTGGATCTGCGCCGTCCGATGATGCAGCGCAACCTGATGACCCGTCACCGGGCCATGCAGTCCATGCGGCGCACCCTGGACGAGTGCGGATTCCTGGAACTCGAAACCCCCATGCTCACCCGCAGCACCCCCGAAGGTGCCCGGGACTATCTGGTGCCTTCCCGGGTCAATCCTGGGGAGTTCTATGCCCTGCCCCAGTCTCCCCAGTTGTTCAAGCAGTTGTTGATGATCTCCGGGTTTGACCGCTATTTCCAGATCACCCGCTGTTTCCGGGATGAGGATCTGCGGGCCGACCGGCAGCCGGAGTTCACCCAGGTGGATCTGGAGATGAGCTTTGTGGATTCGGATCAGGTGATCGGTCTGGTGGAAGGGTTGGTGGCGCGGCTGTTTCAGGAGGTGCTGGGGGTGACCCTGCCCGCTCCGTTCCCCCGCATGACCTATGACGAAGCCATGGCCCGTTATGGTCTGGACGCCCCGGATACCCGCATCCGCATGGAGTTGACCGATCTGACCCCGTTGCTGCGGGAGACCCAGTTCAAGGTGTTCGCCCAGGTGGCCCAGATGACCGGTTTGCGGGGCCAGCAGGGGGCCATCAAGGTGTTGCGGGTGCCCGGCGGGGCCTCCATGACCCGCAAGGAGATCGATACCTATACGGAATTCGTCTCCATCTACGGGGCTAAGGGGTTGGCCTATATCAAGATCAACGGTCCCTGGCAGGAGGGGGGATGGCAATCTCCCATCGTCAAGTTTTTCTCCGAAGCCGAATTGGCCGCCATCGCCGCCGCCACCGGAGTGCAGACGGGGGATCTGCTTTTCTTTGGCGCCGACCGGCTCAAGGTGGTCAACGAGGCGTTGGGGCGTCTGCGGGTCAAGGTGGGGCGGGAACTGAACCTGATGGACGAGATTCCGTTTTCCTTCGCCTGGGTCACGGAGTTTCCCTTGCTGGAGTGGGACGAGGAGGCCAAACGGTTTTCGGCGGTGCATCATCCCTTCACCGCCCCCATGGTGGAGGATTTCGCCAACCTGGAAGGCCAGGGGGGCGCGGGAGTGGACACGGTTCGTTCCCAGGCTTATGACCTGGTGCTCAACGGCAGCGAAGTGGGGGGGGGATCGATCCGTATCCACGACCCGGCCATGCAGCGGCGCATGCTGGAACTGCTGAACATCGGTCCGGAAGAAGCCGAGGAGAAGTTCGGATTCCTGTTGCGCGCCTTAGAGTTCGGCGCGCCGCCCCACGGTGGATTGGCCCTGGGCATGGATCGTTTGCTGGCCATGATGGTGGGAGCCGACTCCATCCGGGATGTGATCGCCTTCCCCAAAACCCAGAAGGCCGCCTGTCCGTTGACACAGGCCCCCTCGGTGGTGGATGCCGCCCAGTTGCGCGAACTCCATCTGCGCAGCACCGTCCGGCCTCGGGGAGAGTAG
- a CDS encoding CBS domain-containing protein, producing the protein MSCRITSVIQDSVATVNQYRTVSEGVDIMVSRGGGSLVVMEGSAVVGYFSERDLLVRVVGKKRDPFRTPIHEVMTRDLVRVEFDTTCKASLNLMKEHRIRHLLVFDGQRFMGVVSMRDIAAMMTRAVSYSDLTVNVVGGVVLVVVLSVIGFLIYLVPDMMGFVRRFFA; encoded by the coding sequence ATGTCATGCAGGATCACGTCGGTCATTCAGGATAGTGTCGCCACCGTCAACCAGTACCGCACCGTGTCGGAAGGTGTGGACATCATGGTGTCGCGGGGTGGTGGTTCCCTGGTGGTGATGGAAGGGAGCGCCGTGGTCGGCTATTTCTCGGAACGGGATCTGCTGGTGCGGGTGGTGGGCAAGAAACGGGATCCGTTCCGTACCCCGATCCATGAGGTGATGACCCGGGATCTGGTGCGGGTGGAGTTCGACACCACCTGCAAGGCGAGTCTCAACCTGATGAAAGAACACCGCATCCGCCATTTGCTGGTGTTCGACGGACAGCGCTTCATGGGGGTGGTCTCCATGCGGGATATCGCCGCCATGATGACCCGGGCGGTGAGTTATTCCGATCTCACCGTGAATGTGGTGGGTGGGGTGGTGCTGGTGGTGGTGTTGTCGGTGATCGGTTTTCTGATTTATCTGGTTCCCGACATGATGGGATTTGTGCGGCGCTTTTTCGCCTGA
- a CDS encoding rhodanese-like domain-containing protein — MLPSAPHSPSDPQLGHLTPAEAFQLVSKPDTLFIDIRSEVEHFFVGCPKGVINIPWQDAPDFELNPDFVPDITRTAKDKTRTIVLICRSGHRSIDAGNRLIQEGFSSVYHVLEGFEGDRDEQHHRSSVNGWRFRGLPWVQC; from the coding sequence ATGCTGCCATCCGCCCCCCACAGTCCATCCGATCCCCAGCTTGGACATCTGACGCCAGCCGAAGCGTTCCAGTTGGTATCCAAGCCGGACACGCTTTTCATCGACATCCGCTCCGAGGTGGAACATTTTTTCGTCGGCTGCCCGAAGGGTGTGATCAACATTCCCTGGCAAGACGCCCCGGATTTTGAGTTGAATCCTGATTTTGTCCCGGATATCACCCGCACGGCCAAAGACAAAACCCGCACCATCGTATTGATCTGCCGTTCCGGGCACCGTTCCATCGACGCAGGCAACCGTCTGATCCAGGAAGGGTTTTCGTCCGTCTACCACGTCCTGGAAGGGTTCGAGGGGGATCGGGACGAGCAGCATCACCGTTCCAGCGTCAACGGCTGGCGTTTTCGCGGACTGCCCTGGGTCCAGTGCTGA
- a CDS encoding SUMF1/EgtB/PvdO family nonheme iron enzyme — protein sequence MNSESFSSALPPGSKLLWFEIIRVLGKGGFGITYLGRDTNQNQVVAIKEYLPTVFASRRGGSEVLPNSPEDKKTFDWGLDSFLKEAQIVARFRHPSIVRVVSFFRNANTAYMVMEYVEGEGLDAILKRRKVLPEAAIKRILPPLLDGLELLHKAAFIHRDLKPPNILIRADGSPVILDFGSARQSVAGQGDQMTSLLSLGYSPFEQYDSSGDRQGPWSDIYAMGGVLYRCITGDKPVDASQRIAARLRCEPDPVKPAVEMGRGRYSPGFLKAVDWALMVLEKERPQSVSEWRAMLLGESSAASAEASGDTTVLTSLRPPEAGVVGGGGDGVARKKSSWRSFIASMNEFATQVNPEEVNARKTVVLRPTRGDLANPVATSSETQVVSPATATRLQESNTSYSMPGPPPVAPPPPPRKRGAVWVDPLTRMEFLWLPGGVFKMGSSLGESGRRSDEMPQHEVRLDGFWISKHLVTWGRWNRVMGDYPPGMYRESKINHPVARVSWTDVQKFVRQFSRLLGENFNLRLPTEAEWEYAARAGLDAPFITGDEDHWSLTDYAWVKSNAGGQSRPVGEKRPNDWGLYDMAGNVREWTEDRFQAEVSTRGVAVNPHGGTVDDARVVRGSGFMCMAKECRTARRMRVEPFASYDDLGFRLVRLA from the coding sequence ATGAATTCCGAATCCTTCAGCAGCGCGCTGCCTCCCGGGTCGAAACTGCTTTGGTTTGAGATCATCCGGGTCCTGGGCAAGGGCGGGTTCGGGATCACCTATCTGGGGCGGGATACCAATCAAAACCAGGTGGTGGCCATCAAGGAATATCTGCCCACCGTCTTCGCCTCCCGTCGCGGGGGCAGTGAAGTGCTTCCCAACTCTCCCGAAGACAAAAAAACCTTTGACTGGGGTCTGGACAGCTTTCTCAAAGAGGCCCAGATCGTGGCCCGTTTCCGCCATCCGAGCATTGTGCGGGTGGTGAGTTTCTTCCGCAACGCCAATACCGCCTACATGGTCATGGAGTACGTGGAAGGGGAAGGGTTGGACGCCATTCTCAAGCGGCGCAAGGTGCTGCCGGAAGCGGCCATCAAACGCATTCTTCCCCCCCTGCTCGACGGCCTGGAACTGCTGCACAAAGCCGCTTTCATCCATCGGGATCTCAAGCCCCCCAATATTTTGATCCGCGCCGATGGTTCCCCGGTGATTCTCGACTTCGGCTCGGCCCGTCAGTCCGTGGCGGGTCAGGGGGATCAGATGACCAGCCTGTTGAGTCTGGGCTACTCCCCCTTCGAGCAGTATGACTCCTCCGGGGATCGTCAGGGGCCCTGGTCGGATATCTATGCCATGGGAGGGGTGCTGTACCGCTGCATCACCGGTGACAAACCGGTGGATGCCTCCCAGCGCATCGCCGCCCGTCTGCGTTGCGAACCCGATCCGGTGAAACCGGCGGTGGAGATGGGACGTGGACGTTATTCCCCCGGCTTTCTCAAGGCGGTGGACTGGGCCTTGATGGTGCTGGAAAAGGAACGTCCCCAGTCCGTGAGCGAATGGCGCGCCATGCTGCTGGGGGAGTCTTCCGCCGCGTCCGCCGAGGCGTCGGGGGATACGACCGTTCTGACCAGCCTGCGCCCCCCGGAAGCGGGTGTGGTGGGGGGCGGGGGGGATGGGGTGGCCCGCAAGAAAAGCAGTTGGCGCAGCTTCATCGCCTCGATGAACGAATTTGCCACCCAGGTCAATCCCGAAGAGGTCAATGCCCGCAAGACCGTGGTGTTGCGGCCCACCCGGGGGGATCTGGCCAATCCCGTCGCCACTTCATCCGAAACCCAAGTAGTGTCCCCGGCGACGGCCACCCGACTCCAGGAGAGCAACACCTCTTACAGCATGCCTGGTCCTCCCCCGGTCGCGCCGCCGCCTCCCCCCCGGAAACGGGGAGCCGTCTGGGTGGATCCTTTGACCCGCATGGAGTTTTTGTGGCTGCCCGGCGGTGTCTTCAAGATGGGTTCTTCCCTGGGAGAGTCGGGCCGACGGTCCGACGAAATGCCTCAACATGAAGTGCGGCTGGATGGATTCTGGATCAGCAAACATCTGGTCACCTGGGGCCGCTGGAACCGGGTGATGGGGGATTATCCACCGGGGATGTATCGGGAGAGCAAGATCAATCATCCGGTGGCCCGGGTCTCCTGGACCGATGTGCAGAAGTTCGTGCGTCAGTTCAGCCGTCTGCTGGGGGAGAATTTCAATTTGCGCCTGCCCACCGAGGCGGAATGGGAGTACGCGGCTCGGGCCGGTCTCGACGCCCCTTTCATCACCGGGGATGAGGATCACTGGAGTCTGACCGATTACGCCTGGGTGAAAAGCAATGCCGGCGGCCAGTCCCGTCCCGTGGGGGAGAAGCGCCCCAACGATTGGGGACTCTACGACATGGCGGGCAATGTGCGGGAGTGGACCGAGGATCGTTTCCAGGCCGAGGTTTCCACCCGTGGGGTGGCGGTCAATCCCCACGGCGGCACCGTGGATGACGCCCGGGTGGTGCGGGGCAGCGGTTTCATGTGCATGGCCAAGGAGTGCCGTACCGCCCGTCGCATGCGGGTGGAGCCGTTTGCCTCTTATGACGATCTGGGCTTTCGGCTGGTGCGCCTCGCCTGA